The genome window AATGCTGCTACTACTAGTTGATAATCTGCTCTAAATATGCATTCGATAGGTTTCCACCGCTCATGAGCATATTTTAGGTTAATTTTATGGATGGTTTTTTGGATGAGTTCGTAATATTCTTTGTATTCTTTAATTTGTTGGCGGGTTGGTTTTCCAGTTGATAAGAACTTTACTTTGCCATGATACTCTGGGTGATTTTCTAAAAAAAGATCATAGGCTTCAAATCCGCGAATAATATTTTTACTAAGGTCTGCACGATCAGTTCGATAAATTAAAAAGTTATCCCCTTTTATTTCTCTAATTAATTTTTCTTTAGCCTTAACTTCTTTAGAAACAGCCATTTCTTTAATACTATCATAATCTATGGAAATAGGATAACTTTTTACATGAGTGGTATTTCCATTGTACCAGACCATGCCCTTTTCATAATCAACTTTGTCAGCAAATTCTTCGCAACATTGAATGAAATTAGTTACATAACGGGGAATATGAAATCCTAGGATGTTGTTAGATAACAATCCTTCGATTATGGCTTTTCTCATGTATTCTGGTATAATATGGAAATATTCGGATTGTGGCCATGGAATATGGATGAATTGGCTTAAAAATATATCTCCCAATTCTTTCCGGATAAAAGAAGGACATAAATAAAGGTGATAATCTTGAAGCATAATTAAAGGTTCATTATGATTTCTTTCAGCTTCTTGCACTACTTTTTCTGCGAATTTTTTATTTAGATACACATAACCTTTATCCCATGCAGTATGGGTTTTTTCATCGATATTAGGAGTGTAAGGATTGTTCCACATATAATGTTGGACAAACCAGAGAATGGGGTTACTTATTACACTGTAATAATCCTCATATTGTTCTCGATTCACCAATACAAAAGGAACCCAAAATTTAGGATCTTCTTCAGGAATAGGGACCCTGTGATCTGGAAAAGATCTGGCAACTTCTGCATCAGCTGAAGTCATGGCACTGGCTATCCAAGTACCCTTTAATGATTCCATTAATGGGAGAAGAGTTGAAACAAGTCCCCCAGCACCTCTTTTCATTTCAATTTTGTGTTCATTTTTGTAAAATTCTACAGGGCCTCTGTTTGAAGCTACTATCAAATTTTTATCCTTTAAAAACTCTAAAATTTTATTTTGCTGGGGATAACCCATATAAATACACCTTATTGTACTGTTTCAATCATGGATTTTACAGTTTCAGTTAATTCTTGTAATTTTTCAGCAGATTTTGATTCTAAATAAACTCGGATAAGTGGTTCGAATCGAGATGGTCTGATTAAAATTAAAGAATCATCTAAATCTACTCTTATACCGTCAATGGTGCTGATTTCATATTTTGATTCAAAATTATCCTTAAAAATATCGATTATATATGTTTTTTTCTCATGTTCACAGTCAATGGTAAAAACGGACCTGTTGTATTGCTTTATTTGCCCTGCAAGATGGGATAATGTAGTATCTTTTTTAGCCAGGATTTCCAGCATTTTAACTACTGCAAAAATGGCATCGAAACACAATTGAAATTCCGGAAAAACAAACATACCAGGTTCATCACCACCAAATATGGCGTCTTCTTCAGCAATTCCACTTAAAACATGGTTTACAGAAGTTTTAATTAGTTTTCCTTTTCTTTTAGATATTATTTCATCTAAAGATTTAGAAACCACAACTGAAGATACAATTGTACTCCTTGGATTTTCTTCCAGAATATATTTGCTGAAAATACCTAATATGGTCTGATCTCTAATACGGTTTCCTTTTTCATCAATAAAAACTACCATATCTCGATCATTATCTAATATTGCTCCCATATCTGCCCCAATTGCTGTAATAAGCTCGGATACTACTGATATTCTTTGGGGGTTAGGTTCTGGAAAACTGTATTCAAATTGAGTATCTTTACAGCCAATTAAAATAGTTTGACAGTCCATTTTACGTAATATATCTGGGGCAAAAGTTTTTTTAAGGCCTTCTTCACAGTCTAAAACTAGCAAAAATCCTTTTTCTTCGATGAGTTTTTTAGGGGCTTTTTCAACAACTGCATTTATATATCTATCATGGTAATCATGGACATAATTAAGCTCACCTATTTCCTTCCAGGAAACTTTTTCCCCAGGTCTTTGTTCTAAAGGGATTTTATGGTCACTAATTATTTTAATATTAACATCTTCTGGTCTTAAATGGGATCTAGAAATAGAAATCATTGCACTGGCATTATAAAAGTCCATGTTGGAGTGTATTACTGGTATGGGTGCCACTCCGAAATCCATTACATTAATTCCTGAAGACATGAGCCCGGTGGTTATAGAGCGTTTTATCATTTGGGAAGTGGTGTAAAAATCACGGCCTACCAGTACATGTTGTCCGCACCCTAGATAATTTCCAATAATAGTTCCTAAATGGGAGGCAAATTTATTGCTTATTTCAGCATTAACCACTCCCCTTATATCTTGCACATATTTAGCCATAAAATTCCCTGGTAACTCTTTATTTAATAATTACCGTTATTCACATTATAATTCCCTTAATCTGAAATTAAAATAAGTTACTCTGTTTCAGTAGGATAATCAGAATCTACAATAGAATCTCCAAAAATCTCAATTTTATTAGTAATGGATCTATTGGATTTCACTAAACTGTAAGGACCCATTTGTACAGAACTTCCCAGTATCACTCCTTTTTCAAGTACACAGCCATGTTCCAGGATGCATTTAGAATCAATTATGCAGTCTTTAAGGTATGAATGGGCTTTTATAATACTATCTGGCAGGATTACTGAACCTAAGATATGGGTACCCTCTCCGACCTGGACTTTTTCGCCGATAACTGTATTTTTTCCCAGTACACCTCCTTTTTTTATTACAGCATTATCCCCAATAACTACTGGACCAATAATTCTAACTTTATCTTCAATTTTAACATCTTTACCAATCCAGATGTCTCCAAATTTTCCCACACTTTCCCTTAAATAGTCTCCGTGGGGATGGGGATTTATTTTTTTATTTAGAACATCTCGGGTTGCCTTTAGATATGAATCGGGTCTTCCAACATCGTTCCAATACCCCTCTAAGATATGACCATAAATCCCAGCTTTTTCTTCTATTAATTGTGGGAAAACATCATTAGAAAAATCTACTGGGCCTTTCGAAGTGTCAACATAATCCAGTATTTCTGGTTCTAAAACATAGGTTCCCGCATTGGCAATTTTGCTAAAAACATTATCTGGCGATGGTTTTTCTAAAAATTTGATTATTTGATTATTATTGTCCAATACTGCAATTCCAAAATGGGTGGGATCTTTTACAGGAGTAAGTAGGATGGTTGCCAGGGCATTTTTTTCCTGGTGAAACTCTAATAATTTATCAAGGTCCACATCAACCAGCACATCCCCACTCAAAACAAAAAAAGTATCATCAAGGTGCCTATCTGCTTTATTTAAGCCTCCAGCAGTACCCAGAGGTTTCTTCTCAATAGAATATTTAATATTTAAATCTGGATGAGCCTGATTTAGGTAGTTTTTAATTTGGTTTTTGAAATAGTTTAAAGTTACCACTATATCAGTATAGCCTTGAATTTCAAGTTTTTTAATAATATAATCAATCATAGGTCGGTTTGCGATTGGAATCAGAGGTTTTGGCCTAATTAATGTCATTGGTTGAATTCTAGTTCCTTTTCCGCCGGCCATAATAATGACCTTTATCATATGTAATAATATGGACTTCACATTAAATAAGTCTTTCTTAAAAAACAGTTATCTGTTCTTTATTTGATTATTTAATGATTAAGAAGGTTTATATTAATCTAATAACCATCTGAAAAAGTTAAGAACTTCATTTACACTATCCACAAAAAATGATGTGCTGTTCTTAACATAACTTGGTATTTCATTGGAGAACACCAATATACTAGCACTCCTTATTTTACCTTCATTTTCCAATTCACTAAGTTTCTTAAAAGCATCTAAATCGGTGATATCATCACCTAAATAGATAACCTTGTTTAAATCATGTTTTTCTATGATTCTATGGAGGATTACACCTTTATCAAAACCTAATGGGGGTTTTATTTCCACCAACTTACGACCCTCTGATATTTGGAGGTTTTTTGATTCAGGCCCATTTTTAAGGGAATTTAATATTTTTTTCCTCACCACTTCACCGTCATTGCATTGTCGGTAATGGATGGAATAGCAGATGCCTTTGTCCTCAAATAATATGCCTTCAATATCGCCTAACTCTATATTTAATTGATCAGCACTTTGTTCTATTTGATGGAGATATTTTTCTACTTCTTCTGCCACAGAATATTGTCCATCAAAAAAATATTCCAGGCCGTGGTTTCCCACATATAAAATATCTTCAATACCTACCATTGCTCGGGCATCATTAACAGATCTCCCACTAATAATTGCCAGTAAATCAAATTTTTCTTTTAATTTTATTAGTTCAGCGTGCATGGCAGAATTAACAACAGCTTCCTGGGGAGTAGGTGCAATTTCACTGATGGTGCCATCTATATCAAGTATGATGGCAGTAGATTTATCATTTTTGAAATCATTTATCATTTTTAAATTATCAAAAAGATATTTAGACATTTAAATTCTCCTTAAAACAGATTAATTCTGTAAACTAGCTCTGATTTTTTCAATTCAATCATATTATATTTATAAAATAGATTTTATCATTTATTTGAGCTTTAAAACCTCTGATTAAAAGTTGAGGTCTATTTTTCCGAGTTTTATTCTATTTCATGTATTTTAAAGTATTCTATGATGTGGTGGATTATTTCATAAGGATCATCAGCTACCACAGTACTTCCAAATAGTTCCATTCCACCCATATCTGCGGGGGGCCTGAAAATACTTCCCCGATCCACAATTTTAATTAAATATGGGAAATCATATTCCCGATCCCGGGGAGGACAGTATATGGATAAGTTATAACTGTGTACTCCTAAAACATCTATAAAACATCTAAGTATATTAAAAATAACTTTTTTAGAATTTTTATGGGTGGACGGTGATTCTGGGGGCAGTATTGTGATTTCTTTCTCTTTAGCAGGTGTGATACTTGTATACAAAGAAACCCCATCCACAGTATATCCCAGTCCCAGTGCATGATGAGCCTGATATAAATCCTGGAAATAATGAGGATCTAATCCTTTATGAGATTTTTCATGATATCTTTTTTGATAATTACTCTGAGCTCTTTTTAGAACTTCTACTTTAGCATAAGGAATATCTTTACCCATTAAAATTTGCGCATGTCCATGTATTTGTGAAGCTCCGGCTTTGTAAAGGCAGTTCCAAACAAAAAAAGGACATTTGTAGGTTTCATCGGTCTGAAATACTTTATCAAACCAGTGGAAACCAGTATCAATATAATCAGATAATTCTTCCAGAGTAAATTTTAGAGGGTTATGGTTTTTGAAAATTACCAGACTACTCCAAACATCATATTTGGCGATATTAGATGCAGTTATAGAATGTTTACCTTTAATCCTACCAAAAACATCTTCGGGAGTATATTGATCTGGCTGGCAAAAATCACAATTTTTTCGGGAGTCATTAATTAATTGGGATAATTTGTTTTTCTGATTTTTGAGATCCTTTTTCCCCATACCTGGCCTGTTGGTTCGCATATAATTGAAAAGGGCACCTTCTCCGGTCCACCTATTGAATGTTTTCACTATTTTTTGATTTTCAAGTTTATACAGGACCTGTTTTTGGGTTTCAGTGGGATTTCCGGATTCATCTTTTGTACTAAAATATCCCACAACTTTATTTTTAAGTCCCGGAGGAATTTTCATAGTTCCGGTTCCAGAATAAACACTGTAAATTCTTTTAAATATTTTGTAAGATTCTTTATCCTCAGTTTTTAAACTATTTAATTTGTCTTCCAATTCAATGATGGAAGTCATAAAAAACACTCCTATTTAATATTCTAAACTTTAGAATATTTATAAGAATCATGAAAATTCAAGGATGGATATAGATTATTTGCCTGAATGAATTTTGCTAAATTCAGAAGATATTGAATGAATATGATTGAATTAGCCGATTAAAAAGATCAAAGCTGGATAATTGATATTATGAACGCTTTATTACTAAGGGTAGATTTTGATAAAGGAAATGGTGGGTTTCTAGCCCCTATTTTTGACGATGGATCTTTTGAATATATTCCCTGCCTGAATTTTATGCGGATACAACTGAAAATAAAAATTTTTCTAATACCTTGGGGAGAAAAAATAAGTTCAACTGATTTAAATAAATCTAAAGATAATCTAAAAAAGTTGATTAGTATTAATTAATTACTCTTAAAATTTTATTAATCTAATTATTAGGACTGAAACATCTTATTTATGGCATAGTAGAATTTAATAGATTCTAACCCGGTTTTCCACAGCTATGCTTGTAATATTCTATTTTCATTAAAATTCATTCAATTTATTTATATTTTATTTAGGTCACTTATCTTTGAATTAGACTTAAATTACTTTAAACTAGCTCAAAGTCAAGCCAAATATTCTTCAATGATCAAAATTTCTCTAATATCTTACCATAAATATCTTTTAATTTCCCATCAGAGCGCTCATATATCATTTTCAATATCAGCTCAGGAGTACTTCTGGCCAAATAATTCATTTTTGGAGTTCTATCAACTAATAGATTATAATTATCATCTAAACCCTTAGCTTCAATTCCATCTACTCTTATTGGAGCGTATTTGATGATTTCACGGGCCATTTGGGTTACTATGACGGCAAATGAATTTGAATCATTTATTAATTCTATAACTGGATATAATTTTCACCACCGCTTCTAATTCAGTTATAGCTTCTAATTCGTCCAATAAAATGAGTTTCTGGTTATCATTTGATCCAAACTGCTAAACTTTCTAATGGATAATCTTGCACTTTGAATTTAGATTTTAATTCTTCTTTCATTTCAAATATCCATTTTCCTAACCATGGACACTATCAACCACAATTCTAGCACTAAACTATCTGAACTTATTTAAATCATTGAATTGGTATTTTATGTATTTTTTTGAGCTTACTTCTAATGGTGTTTCATATGATTTTATATGAAGATAATGTGTAAATTCTATTTTGGCCCCATTTTCTTTTGATATTTTAGAAAATATTTCTATAAATTTATTTAATAAAGTAAGTGACAATCGTTATTTATTTTCTTAACTATAAAATTACAGTTGTTAAGTGATAAATATAATCAAAGACAAAAATGTAACTAGATAATTATAAAATTTGAGTCGACTAAATAGGAAATGTGTAATTAGAAAAATTTGAACAAGTTTGAATATGATCCATGGGGTGATATAATGGATGATTATAGTAAGTGTCCGGTTACAGGCAATACAGATAGAAAACCTACAGGTCGAGGGACTACAAATAAAGATTGGTGGCCAAACCAATTAAATATAGGGATTCTTCATCAACATACGCCAGCTTCCAATCCAATGGGGACCGAATTCAATTATGCTGAGGAATTTAAAAAGCTTGACCTGGCTGCACTGAAAAGTGACCTTTACAATCTGATGACAGATTCACAAGAATGGTGGCCTGCTGACTGGGGACATTATGGTGGTCTTATGATTCGTATGGCCTGGCATAGCGCGGGCACTTACCGCACATCTGACGGTCGCGGTGGTGGCGGCACAGGTAATCAGCGTTTTGCACCCATAAACAGTTGGCCAGATAATGTTAATCTGGATAAAGCACGTCGTCTTTTATGGCCTATTAAGCAGAAATACGGGGAAAAAATATCCTGGGCTGACCTCATGATTCTGGCCGGCAACTGTGCACTGGAGTCTATGGGCTTTAAAACCTTTGGATTTGGTGGTGGCCGAGAAGACATTTGGGAACCGGAGGATGATGTTTACTGGGGTAAGGAAGATATATGGCTTGATGATGAACGATATAGTGGAGATCGTGAACTGGAGAAACCTTTGGCAGCTGTACAGATGGGATTGATCTATGTAAACCCCGAAGGGCCCAATGGAGAACCAATACCTCTTGATTCAGCACGTGATGTCAGGGAAACTTTCGCACGTATGGCTATGAATGACGAAGAAACCGTTGCGCTTATTGCTGGAGGACACACCTTTGGTAAAACCCATGGCGCTGGAGATCCAGAATTAGTGGGGCCTGAACCAGAAGCTGCCTCTATGGAAGAACAAGGGCTAGGCTGGAAAAGTCAATATAAAAGTGGTAAAGCCGGTGATACCATTACTAGTGGATTGGAAGGTGCCTGGAAACCGAATCCTACCACCTGGGATATGGGTTATCTGAAAGTTCTCTTCAAATACGAATGGGAACTTACTAAAAGTCCATCAGGGGCTTATATATGGTTAGCAAAAGATGTGGATGATGAAGACATGGTGGTTGATGCCCATAATCCTTCTAAAAAAAATCGCCCTATGATGACCACTGCAGATCTTTCTCTCAAGTTTGATCCTTTTTATGAGAAAATAGCCCGGCACTATCTGGAAAATCCAGAAGTATTTGCTGATGCCTTTGCTCGTGCCTGGTTTAAATTAACTCACCGTGACATGGGCCCCCGTACACGCTACCTCGGCTCGGAAGTTCCCCAAGAGGATCTTATTTGGCAGGATCCTATTCCTGCTGTGGATCATGAACTTATAAATACACAGGATATAGCAAACCTCAAAGCTAAGATTCTTGCATCGGATTTAAGTGTGTCCGAACTTGTTTCAATTGCCTGGGCTTCTGCATCAACATTCCGTGGGTCCGATAAAAGGGGAGGTGCTAATGGTGCACGCATCCGTCTTGCCCCACAGAAAGACTGGGAAGTAAATGAACCTGCTAAACTTAATAAAGTATTAAATACGCTGGAAGAGATTCAAACTGAGTTCAATAATTCACAATCCAGCGATAAAAAAGTCTCGCTTGCTGATTTAATCGTCCTGGGAGGTGGTGCTGCTATTGAAAAGGCGGCTGAGAATGCAGTTTATGGAGTGAATGTCCCTTTCACCCCAGGGCGAATGGATGCACTGCCTGAACAGACAGATATAGAATCATTTGCTGTTCTTGAACCATTAGCAGATGGATTCAGAAACTATCTAAAAACTAAATTCTCTATTTCAGCCGAGGAGCTACTTATAGATCGCTCACAGGTGCTGACACTAACGGCTCCAGAAATGACGGTTCTCCTTGGAGGTTTGAGAGTTTTAAATATAAACTACAATCAATCTAAACACGGTCTTTTCACAGAAAAACCTGAAACACTCACCAATGACTTTTTTGTGAATTTGCTGGATATGGGAACAGAATGGAAAGCTGTATCAGAAGAAGGAGATCTATTTGAAGGTCATGATCGTGAAACAGGAGAATTAAAATGGACTGGCACTAGAATTGACCTTATTTTTGGTTCTAACTCTCAGCTACGGGCCATTGCAGAAGTCTATGCCTGTGAAAATTCAGAAAGTAAATTTATCCAGGACTTCATTAAAGCATGGAACAAGGTGATGAATGCTGATTGCTTTGATCTTTCCTAATTTATTTTTATTCTGATCCATTTTTTCAGGATTAATACGACCAGTATGATGATAGGAACTTGTATTAATCTAAATAATTTTTAAATTTAGATTTAAAAATTAAAAATAAGTTGATTTAATATTATAAATTAAAATTTTTCTAGTATCTTTCCGTAAATATCCTTTAATTTCCCATCAGATCTTTCATATATCATTTTCAATATCAACTCTGGAGTACTCCGGGCCAAATAATTCATTTTAGGAGTTCTATCAACTAATAGGTTATAATTATCATCTAAACCTTTAGCTTCAATTCCATCTACTCTTATTGGTGCGTATTTGATAATTTCACGGGCCATGTGGGTTACTATAACGGCAAATGAATTTGAATCATTTATTAATTCTATAAAACTTGATATAATTTTCACTGCCGCTTCTAATTCAGTTATAGCTTCTAATTCGTCCAGTAAAATTAGTTTCTGGTTATCAGTAGTCACTATGGGCATGAAAGTTCTTAAAAATGATTCAAATGCTCCAGCATCTAGTGATCTTTGTTTAGAGAAGAAATAAACTTCATCAAGTAACTTTACTTCTGTTTTTTCAGCACAAACTGGCAAACCCATATGGGTCATAATCGAAATTTGGGCTAAAGTTTCCAGTAATGTGGTTTTTCCTCCACTATTGGCTCCCGTGAGCAAGGCCACATTTTCCGGGTAAAAAAGAGAGTAATCTATTCTCTGAATGTCCTCAGAAGAATTAGTGGATTCACTTTCATTTTTATGAGCTAAATTTAGATGC of Methanobacteriaceae archaeon contains these proteins:
- a CDS encoding trehalose-6-phosphate synthase, which produces MGYPQQNKILEFLKDKNLIVASNRGPVEFYKNEHKIEMKRGAGGLVSTLLPLMESLKGTWIASAMTSADAEVARSFPDHRVPIPEEDPKFWVPFVLVNREQYEDYYSVISNPILWFVQHYMWNNPYTPNIDEKTHTAWDKGYVYLNKKFAEKVVQEAERNHNEPLIMLQDYHLYLCPSFIRKELGDIFLSQFIHIPWPQSEYFHIIPEYMRKAIIEGLLSNNILGFHIPRYVTNFIQCCEEFADKVDYEKGMVWYNGNTTHVKSYPISIDYDSIKEMAVSKEVKAKEKLIREIKGDNFLIYRTDRADLSKNIIRGFEAYDLFLENHPEYHGKVKFLSTGKPTRQQIKEYKEYYELIQKTIHKINLKYAHERWKPIECIFRADYQLVVAAFKNYDCLIVNPIADGMNIVPKEASVVNETQGTVILSEYAGCYEELKDHIIPVNPFDIKQTADAFYQAITMSKQERSERMVSLQNIVSQRTIYNWISEQFADFEKIRDI
- a CDS encoding phosphomannomutase, with product MAKYVQDIRGVVNAEISNKFASHLGTIIGNYLGCGQHVLVGRDFYTTSQMIKRSITTGLMSSGINVMDFGVAPIPVIHSNMDFYNASAMISISRSHLRPEDVNIKIISDHKIPLEQRPGEKVSWKEIGELNYVHDYHDRYINAVVEKAPKKLIEEKGFLLVLDCEEGLKKTFAPDILRKMDCQTILIGCKDTQFEYSFPEPNPQRISVVSELITAIGADMGAILDNDRDMVVFIDEKGNRIRDQTILGIFSKYILEENPRSTIVSSVVVSKSLDEIISKRKGKLIKTSVNHVLSGIAEEDAIFGGDEPGMFVFPEFQLCFDAIFAVVKMLEILAKKDTTLSHLAGQIKQYNRSVFTIDCEHEKKTYIIDIFKDNFESKYEISTIDGIRVDLDDSLILIRPSRFEPLIRVYLESKSAEKLQELTETVKSMIETVQ
- a CDS encoding NDP-sugar synthase, with the translated sequence MAGGKGTRIQPMTLIRPKPLIPIANRPMIDYIIKKLEIQGYTDIVVTLNYFKNQIKNYLNQAHPDLNIKYSIEKKPLGTAGGLNKADRHLDDTFFVLSGDVLVDVDLDKLLEFHQEKNALATILLTPVKDPTHFGIAVLDNNNQIIKFLEKPSPDNVFSKIANAGTYVLEPEILDYVDTSKGPVDFSNDVFPQLIEEKAGIYGHILEGYWNDVGRPDSYLKATRDVLNKKINPHPHGDYLRESVGKFGDIWIGKDVKIEDKVRIIGPVVIGDNAVIKKGGVLGKNTVIGEKVQVGEGTHILGSVILPDSIIKAHSYLKDCIIDSKCILEHGCVLEKGVILGSSVQMGPYSLVKSNRSITNKIEIFGDSIVDSDYPTETE
- the otsB gene encoding trehalose-phosphatase; this encodes MSKYLFDNLKMINDFKNDKSTAIILDIDGTISEIAPTPQEAVVNSAMHAELIKLKEKFDLLAIISGRSVNDARAMVGIEDILYVGNHGLEYFFDGQYSVAEEVEKYLHQIEQSADQLNIELGDIEGILFEDKGICYSIHYRQCNDGEVVRKKILNSLKNGPESKNLQISEGRKLVEIKPPLGFDKGVILHRIIEKHDLNKVIYLGDDITDLDAFKKLSELENEGKIRSASILVFSNEIPSYVKNSTSFFVDSVNEVLNFFRWLLD
- the katG gene encoding catalase/peroxidase HPI, which codes for MDDYSKCPVTGNTDRKPTGRGTTNKDWWPNQLNIGILHQHTPASNPMGTEFNYAEEFKKLDLAALKSDLYNLMTDSQEWWPADWGHYGGLMIRMAWHSAGTYRTSDGRGGGGTGNQRFAPINSWPDNVNLDKARRLLWPIKQKYGEKISWADLMILAGNCALESMGFKTFGFGGGREDIWEPEDDVYWGKEDIWLDDERYSGDRELEKPLAAVQMGLIYVNPEGPNGEPIPLDSARDVRETFARMAMNDEETVALIAGGHTFGKTHGAGDPELVGPEPEAASMEEQGLGWKSQYKSGKAGDTITSGLEGAWKPNPTTWDMGYLKVLFKYEWELTKSPSGAYIWLAKDVDDEDMVVDAHNPSKKNRPMMTTADLSLKFDPFYEKIARHYLENPEVFADAFARAWFKLTHRDMGPRTRYLGSEVPQEDLIWQDPIPAVDHELINTQDIANLKAKILASDLSVSELVSIAWASASTFRGSDKRGGANGARIRLAPQKDWEVNEPAKLNKVLNTLEEIQTEFNNSQSSDKKVSLADLIVLGGGAAIEKAAENAVYGVNVPFTPGRMDALPEQTDIESFAVLEPLADGFRNYLKTKFSISAEELLIDRSQVLTLTAPEMTVLLGGLRVLNINYNQSKHGLFTEKPETLTNDFFVNLLDMGTEWKAVSEEGDLFEGHDRETGELKWTGTRIDLIFGSNSQLRAIAEVYACENSESKFIQDFIKAWNKVMNADCFDLS